One Azoarcus sp. DN11 DNA segment encodes these proteins:
- a CDS encoding EAL domain-containing protein: protein MAAHLPCPAASRIAQRVGAVLCSIRQAIRSQFADRVSMTRFVAHQVIVFVTLLLVAIQLVTLVALNWAVSQNARESVRKEIEVGRRIFARVMEDRTQQLTTAASVLASDFGLRQALMSSDHATIVSALNNHGARIGAAKMMLIGLDRKVLGETATGGTSGHPPFPYQRLIEDAERKGAASTIALIEHAPFQLVVVPVLAPVPVAWVMVAFSVDNKLANDLGLLTGLDVSFATWARDRGWNVAATTLPTSATRTLLGALGPPAGTTVPPVAANLLGADFQLASSVLGREDDGAVVAILQSSLRDAVARFDALRVILLVLAAFSLCATVAGSLLIARSISRPVSALAEFARRMERGDYDHGPPETRSDELGELAASFNRMRLAIAAREQQIKSMALQDALTGLPNRALFNERLQQALGIARRLAQPVSVLLIDLNRFKEVNDTLGHHVGDRLLCEVADRLRMALERASDTPARLGGDEFAVLLPATGATMAEAAARKILLTFAAPVVVEGWQLDVGGSIGIATFPEHGDDPNVLMSRADAAMYAAKRKRMGYALYDAGYDTETENHGRLSLTGELRQAIENNELVLYYQPRLDLASGGVTGVEALVRWQHPVRGFVPPDQFIPFAEQTGCIRDITQWVIGRAFEQGARWHAAGLTLAVSINLSARDLLGPELPQRFAELLASHGASPHWFLLEITESAIVDDPARALETVTRLHEMGFGLSIDDFGTGYSSLAQLKRLPVAELKIDKSFVMDMARDPDDMTIVRSVIDLAHNMGLSVVAEGVETDEVRELLYDMGCDYLQGYHICKPLPAEQLEGWLAHRAAQHCGKGEIT from the coding sequence ATGGCCGCCCACCTGCCCTGCCCTGCCGCGTCACGCATCGCCCAGCGCGTTGGCGCCGTGCTGTGTTCGATACGGCAGGCCATTCGCAGCCAGTTCGCCGATCGCGTGAGCATGACGCGCTTCGTCGCGCACCAGGTCATCGTCTTCGTCACGCTGCTGCTGGTGGCGATCCAGCTGGTGACCCTGGTGGCGCTGAACTGGGCGGTATCCCAGAACGCGCGCGAGTCGGTGCGCAAGGAAATCGAGGTCGGGCGGCGGATCTTCGCTCGGGTGATGGAGGATCGCACCCAGCAGCTGACGACCGCCGCGAGCGTGCTGGCCTCGGATTTCGGCTTGCGCCAAGCGCTGATGAGCAGCGACCACGCGACGATCGTGTCCGCACTGAACAACCACGGCGCCCGCATCGGTGCGGCGAAGATGATGCTGATCGGGCTCGACCGGAAGGTGCTGGGCGAAACGGCGACAGGCGGCACCAGCGGGCACCCGCCGTTCCCGTATCAGCGCCTGATCGAGGACGCCGAACGCAAGGGGGCTGCGTCCACGATCGCGCTGATCGAACATGCACCCTTCCAGCTCGTCGTCGTGCCGGTGCTGGCGCCGGTTCCAGTCGCGTGGGTGATGGTGGCGTTCAGCGTCGACAACAAGTTGGCGAACGACCTCGGCCTGCTCACCGGGCTCGATGTTTCTTTCGCCACGTGGGCGCGCGACCGCGGCTGGAACGTTGCGGCGACGACGCTGCCGACATCCGCGACACGCACCCTGCTGGGCGCGCTCGGACCGCCCGCGGGAACCACCGTGCCGCCCGTCGCGGCGAACCTGCTTGGCGCGGACTTCCAGCTTGCCAGCTCGGTCCTCGGCCGCGAGGACGACGGCGCGGTCGTCGCGATCCTGCAAAGCTCGCTGCGCGACGCGGTCGCCCGTTTCGACGCGCTGCGCGTGATCCTGCTCGTGCTCGCAGCCTTCAGCCTGTGTGCGACGGTCGCCGGCAGCCTGCTGATCGCCCGCAGCATCTCGCGGCCGGTGTCGGCGCTCGCCGAGTTCGCGCGCCGCATGGAGCGCGGCGACTATGACCACGGCCCCCCGGAAACACGCTCCGACGAACTCGGCGAACTCGCGGCCAGTTTCAACCGCATGCGCCTCGCGATCGCCGCGCGCGAGCAGCAGATCAAGTCGATGGCGCTGCAGGATGCGCTGACCGGCCTGCCCAACCGCGCGCTGTTCAACGAACGCCTGCAGCAGGCGCTGGGCATCGCCCGCCGGCTTGCGCAGCCGGTGAGCGTGCTGCTCATCGACCTGAACCGCTTCAAGGAGGTCAACGACACGCTCGGCCACCATGTCGGCGATCGCCTGCTGTGCGAAGTCGCGGACCGCCTGCGCATGGCCCTGGAGCGGGCGTCCGATACCCCTGCGCGCCTCGGCGGCGATGAGTTCGCGGTGCTGCTTCCCGCCACCGGTGCGACGATGGCCGAGGCGGCCGCGCGCAAGATCCTCCTGACCTTCGCGGCCCCGGTGGTCGTGGAAGGCTGGCAGCTCGACGTTGGCGGGAGCATCGGCATCGCGACCTTCCCGGAGCACGGCGACGATCCGAACGTGTTGATGAGCCGGGCTGATGCGGCGATGTATGCGGCCAAGCGCAAGCGGATGGGCTACGCGCTGTACGATGCCGGCTACGACACGGAAACCGAGAACCACGGCCGGCTGTCGCTCACCGGCGAACTGCGCCAGGCCATCGAGAACAACGAACTCGTCCTGTATTACCAGCCCCGCCTCGACCTCGCGAGCGGCGGGGTCACGGGCGTGGAAGCGCTGGTGCGCTGGCAGCATCCGGTGCGCGGCTTCGTGCCGCCCGACCAGTTCATTCCCTTCGCGGAGCAGACCGGCTGTATCCGCGACATCACCCAGTGGGTGATCGGCCGCGCCTTCGAACAAGGAGCCCGCTGGCACGCGGCGGGGTTGACGCTCGCGGTGTCGATCAACCTTTCCGCCCGCGACCTGCTCGGGCCCGAACTGCCGCAGCGCTTTGCCGAACTGCTCGCGAGCCACGGTGCCTCGCCGCACTGGTTCCTGCTGGAGATCACGGAAAGCGCGATCGTCGACGACCCTGCGCGCGCGCTCGAAACCGTGACGCGGCTGCACGAGATGGGATTCGGCCTGTCGATCGACGACTTCGGCACGGGCTATTCGTCGCTCGCACAGTTGAAGCGCCTGCCCGTGGCCGAACTCAAGATCGACAAGAGCTTCGTGATGGACATGGCGCGCGACCCCGACGACATGACGATCGTGCGCTCGGTGATCGACCTCGCCCACAACATGGGGCTGAGCGTCGTCGCGGAAGGCGTCGAGACCGATGAAGTGCGCGAGCTGCTGTACGACATGGGCTGCGACTACCTGCAGGGCTACCACATCTGCAAGCCGCTGCCGGCCGAACAGCTCGAAGGCTGGCTCGCGCACAGGGCGGCACAACACTGCGGCAAGGGAGAAATCACATGA
- a CDS encoding chromate transporter, translating into MSSLPLSDLADLFLHFLMLSLLSIGGAMSTAPEMHRFLVAERGWLGDADFTTAIALAQAAPGPNVLFVPVLGFQVAGVIGAAAALIGILLPSTLLSLGVSRWGAQRRDAPAVRAFTAGLAPVSIGLVFATGWLLSLPFVAAPEHRLGALALIVATMTATLKTRLAPIWMIVVGATAGALGWI; encoded by the coding sequence ATGAGCAGCCTGCCGTTATCCGACCTGGCCGACCTTTTCCTGCACTTCCTGATGCTGTCGCTGCTGTCGATCGGCGGCGCGATGTCGACGGCGCCGGAGATGCACCGCTTCCTCGTCGCCGAGCGCGGCTGGCTCGGCGACGCCGACTTCACGACCGCGATCGCGCTGGCGCAGGCCGCACCGGGACCGAACGTGCTGTTCGTGCCGGTGCTGGGCTTCCAGGTCGCCGGCGTGATCGGAGCGGCCGCTGCACTGATCGGCATTCTGCTGCCTTCCACGCTGCTGTCGCTGGGCGTGAGCCGCTGGGGCGCGCAGCGCCGCGACGCGCCGGCCGTGCGCGCCTTCACCGCAGGCCTCGCGCCCGTGTCGATCGGGCTGGTGTTCGCGACCGGCTGGCTGCTCAGCCTGCCTTTCGTCGCGGCGCCGGAACACCGGCTGGGAGCGCTTGCGCTGATCGTCGCGACGATGACGGCGACGTTGAAGACGCGGCTTGCGCCGATCTGGATGATCGTCGTCGGTGCAACGGCCGGCGCGCTGGGCTGGATCTAG
- a CDS encoding chromate transporter has product MTTTPPDHPRPQSPWHLFIAFTVLALQGFGGVLAVAQRELVDRRRWMTREEFVDAYSVAQLLPGPNVVNLSLMLGDRFFGWRGAFAAISGMLFAPLVLVIVLAAGYNQLASFPAVAGALRGMGAVAAGLILAMALKMLGTLRRNPLGPVLCALLGLTTLAAVTVFRVPLAWVVIGLGTAGWCVARWCIARREGGLR; this is encoded by the coding sequence GTGACAACCACCCCGCCAGACCATCCCCGCCCGCAATCGCCGTGGCATCTGTTCATCGCCTTCACCGTCCTTGCGCTACAGGGTTTCGGCGGGGTGCTCGCGGTTGCGCAGCGCGAACTGGTGGACCGCCGTCGCTGGATGACACGCGAGGAGTTCGTCGATGCGTACTCGGTCGCGCAGCTGCTGCCCGGCCCCAACGTCGTGAATCTGTCGCTGATGTTGGGCGACCGCTTCTTCGGCTGGCGCGGCGCGTTCGCGGCAATCAGCGGGATGCTGTTCGCGCCGCTGGTGCTGGTGATCGTGCTGGCCGCGGGCTACAACCAGCTTGCGAGTTTTCCCGCGGTCGCCGGGGCACTGCGCGGCATGGGCGCGGTCGCGGCGGGGCTGATCCTCGCGATGGCGCTGAAGATGCTGGGCACGCTGCGCAGGAATCCACTCGGACCGGTGTTGTGCGCACTGCTCGGGCTGACGACCCTGGCAGCAGTGACCGTCTTCCGGGTGCCGCTGGCGTGGGTCGTGATCGGTCTGGGCACGGCGGGCTGGTGCGTCGCGCGCTGGTGTATTGCGCGCCGGGAAGGGGGACTGCGATGA
- a CDS encoding SRPBCC family protein, translating to MRPAASNQYHLTTLWRLGAPLETVWDVITHPEHWPDWWAGAESVVSLDEGDADGVGARQRYTWKGRLPYRLHFTSCVTRVERHRLLEAQVAGEVEGIGRWYFACQDGITILRYEWLVRTNPLWMKLLAPLARPVFCWNHDALMRAGGIGLARHLRAPLDCHEHEPS from the coding sequence ATGCGACCCGCGGCCAGCAATCAATACCACCTCACCACCCTCTGGCGGCTGGGAGCGCCCCTCGAAACCGTCTGGGACGTCATCACGCACCCCGAACACTGGCCGGACTGGTGGGCCGGCGCAGAATCCGTTGTTTCGCTCGATGAAGGTGACGCCGATGGCGTCGGCGCACGCCAGCGCTACACGTGGAAGGGGAGGCTGCCGTACCGCCTGCACTTCACCAGCTGCGTCACGCGCGTCGAACGTCATCGCCTCCTCGAAGCACAGGTCGCGGGCGAGGTCGAAGGCATCGGCCGCTGGTACTTCGCCTGTCAGGACGGCATCACGATCCTGCGCTACGAATGGCTCGTCCGGACCAACCCCCTGTGGATGAAGCTCCTCGCCCCGCTGGCTCGCCCCGTGTTCTGCTGGAACCACGACGCCCTCATGCGCGCGGGCGGCATAGGGCTCGCCCGCCATCTCCGCGCGCCGCTGGATTGTCACGAGCACGAGCCTTCATGA
- the cbpA gene encoding modified peptide precursor CbpA, with protein MPSTDIKQEFAKNAAPAAASGALPVHRPAIIATRKRCEADGVGLSHYVLMDRREKR; from the coding sequence ATGCCTTCGACTGATATCAAGCAAGAGTTCGCAAAGAACGCCGCCCCCGCCGCTGCAAGCGGCGCGCTCCCGGTGCACAGGCCCGCGATCATCGCGACGCGCAAGCGTTGCGAGGCGGATGGGGTGGGTTTGTCTCACTACGTTCTGATGGATCGCAGGGAGAAGCGATGA
- the cbpB gene encoding peptide-modifying radical SAM enzyme CbpB — MSGSALMSNAPSAGRYANLGNGASLIPFDIGHDDYMALSDPDSAFWALVRKDKLADTLTDSALMLNYQAKAKDFARELHALRFELKPSAVYVNPTERCNLNCTYCYIPEGMRRGGQHMDADRLVDALGRLRSYFSTVLPDGRKPRVIFHGAEPLMNRAALFAAIDAFKDDYVFGVQTNATLLDDEAIGFLADRQVSIGLSLDGPLAETTDATRLTFGGKSVHDKVLRAMEALRGYSAWSVIATCTEKNLDQLVPLVELFHAREVPTCMLNAVRCTLPGARTVRPDDDSLARAFIAAVERTHALYRETGRKMVVANFANILLAILAPTARRLMCDISPCGGGRAFFALAPDGGLFPCSEFIGLDAFRGGNLFTDRIEDVLESEAFRKVTGRNVDRIDPCKGCAIRHFCGSPCPAEAHEMNGGMDRVGAFCGFYEEQTRYAFRLIADGKANDFLWDGWDAEVESSFDFVLP; from the coding sequence ATGAGCGGCTCGGCTTTGATGAGCAACGCCCCCTCTGCGGGGCGTTATGCCAATCTCGGCAATGGCGCGAGCCTGATTCCGTTCGACATCGGACATGACGACTATATGGCCTTGAGCGACCCGGACAGTGCGTTCTGGGCGCTCGTTCGCAAGGACAAGCTCGCGGACACGCTGACCGATAGTGCCTTGATGTTGAACTATCAGGCAAAGGCAAAGGATTTCGCGCGCGAGTTGCATGCGCTGCGTTTCGAGCTGAAGCCCTCGGCCGTTTATGTCAATCCGACGGAGCGGTGCAACCTGAACTGCACGTATTGCTACATTCCGGAGGGAATGCGCCGCGGTGGGCAGCACATGGACGCCGACCGGTTGGTGGACGCGCTGGGGCGGCTACGGTCCTACTTTTCGACGGTGCTTCCCGACGGGCGCAAGCCGCGCGTGATTTTTCACGGTGCCGAGCCGTTGATGAATCGGGCCGCCTTGTTCGCCGCGATCGATGCGTTCAAGGATGATTACGTGTTCGGGGTGCAAACGAACGCGACGCTGCTCGATGACGAGGCGATCGGGTTTCTCGCCGATCGGCAGGTGAGCATCGGCCTGTCGCTCGACGGGCCGCTGGCCGAGACGACCGATGCGACCCGCCTGACCTTCGGCGGCAAGAGTGTGCACGACAAGGTGCTCCGGGCGATGGAGGCGCTGCGGGGGTATTCGGCGTGGAGCGTGATCGCGACGTGCACGGAGAAGAACCTCGATCAACTCGTGCCGCTGGTGGAGCTGTTCCATGCCCGCGAAGTGCCGACCTGCATGCTGAATGCAGTGCGTTGCACCTTGCCGGGAGCGCGTACGGTGCGACCGGATGATGACTCGCTGGCGCGTGCCTTCATCGCAGCGGTGGAACGAACGCATGCGCTGTATCGCGAGACGGGGCGGAAGATGGTGGTCGCGAACTTTGCGAACATTCTGCTGGCGATCCTTGCACCGACCGCACGCCGGCTGATGTGCGATATCTCGCCGTGCGGTGGGGGGCGCGCGTTCTTCGCCCTGGCGCCCGACGGGGGGCTCTTCCCGTGCAGCGAGTTCATCGGCCTGGATGCGTTCCGCGGGGGCAACCTGTTCACCGACCGCATCGAGGATGTGCTGGAGAGCGAGGCATTCCGGAAGGTGACGGGACGGAACGTCGACCGTATCGATCCCTGCAAGGGGTGCGCGATCCGGCATTTCTGCGGCTCGCCGTGCCCGGCCGAGGCGCACGAGATGAACGGCGGGATGGACCGCGTCGGGGCGTTCTGCGGCTTCTACGAGGAGCAGACGCGCTATGCTTTTCGCTTGATCGCCGACGGGAAGGCGAACGACTTCCTTTGGGATGGCTGGGATGCCGAGGTAGAGAGCAGTTTCGACTTCGTGCTGCCCTGA
- a CDS encoding flagellar protein FlgN, translating into MSLQPELQRLVQLIDSEAVLLRGFLALLEREESLLIAGDADGLLVLTREKTERFHQLQRIHSDRALLLGRLRRPNSDTAIREVCQPLPDTLRRWDEIHALACDARARNDLNGKLITERLQHNQAAMSILLDASRQPQLYDSAGNARPGGGGRHLGSA; encoded by the coding sequence GTGAGCCTGCAGCCCGAACTTCAGCGACTCGTCCAGCTGATCGACAGCGAAGCCGTGCTGCTGCGCGGATTCCTCGCGCTACTCGAGCGCGAGGAATCCCTGCTCATCGCCGGCGACGCCGACGGTCTGCTCGTTCTCACGCGCGAAAAAACGGAGCGCTTCCACCAGTTGCAGCGCATCCACAGCGACCGCGCCCTGCTGCTCGGCCGGCTTCGTCGCCCGAACTCCGACACCGCGATCCGCGAAGTCTGCCAACCGCTCCCCGACACCCTCAGGCGCTGGGACGAAATCCACGCACTCGCATGCGACGCGCGGGCCCGCAACGACCTCAACGGCAAGCTCATCACCGAGCGTCTCCAGCATAACCAGGCCGCGATGTCGATCCTTCTCGACGCATCCAGGCAGCCACAACTCTACGATTCCGCCGGCAACGCCCGCCCCGGCGGAGGCGGCCGCCACCTCGGCAGCGCATGA
- the flgM gene encoding flagellar biosynthesis anti-sigma factor FlgM, with amino-acid sequence MKIEGSLKSPGAAPASGAREKRPAASTTLASSSSTEEKVELSSLSSSLNKAEAVIASTPEVDHRRVDEIRQAISEGRFKIDANRIADGLIESVRQMLDTQK; translated from the coding sequence ATGAAAATCGAAGGATCACTCAAATCGCCAGGGGCCGCCCCGGCGAGCGGCGCCCGTGAGAAACGCCCCGCCGCGAGCACGACGCTTGCGAGCAGCTCCTCGACCGAAGAGAAAGTCGAACTGTCGTCGCTCTCGTCCAGCCTCAACAAGGCCGAAGCGGTGATTGCCTCGACTCCCGAGGTCGACCACCGCCGTGTCGATGAAATCCGTCAGGCCATCAGCGAAGGGCGCTTCAAGATCGACGCCAACCGCATCGCCGACGGCCTGATCGAAAGCGTTCGCCAGATGCTCGACACGCAGAAATAA
- the flgA gene encoding flagellar basal body P-ring formation chaperone FlgA, producing MSPSFRHAAVFLPLTLGLTLAGGNASAQQPLQPVRQVVMTFLGQQTSGLPGKIGVTVEGLDPQNQLPPCAELTPFLPPGTRAWGRINVGVRCESPVNWTVYVPAQVSVVGEYLVTARPIRAGQIISPADLERRTGDLAGEAPNTLTDMTQAVGHNARYTIAAGNPLRADMLRLPQTVRQGQNVKIVGAGSGFTVTSEGRALNAAAAGEPVRIRLNNGQVVSGKARTDGTVELDF from the coding sequence ATGTCCCCATCCTTCCGCCATGCCGCCGTATTCCTGCCGCTCACCCTGGGCCTCACGCTCGCGGGCGGGAACGCCAGCGCGCAGCAGCCCCTGCAACCGGTTCGGCAGGTCGTGATGACCTTTCTCGGCCAGCAGACGTCCGGCCTGCCGGGGAAAATCGGCGTCACGGTCGAGGGTCTCGACCCGCAGAACCAGCTCCCGCCGTGCGCCGAGCTCACGCCCTTTCTCCCGCCCGGCACGCGTGCGTGGGGCCGGATCAACGTCGGCGTGCGTTGCGAATCGCCCGTCAACTGGACCGTCTATGTCCCCGCCCAGGTTTCCGTCGTCGGCGAGTACCTCGTCACCGCGCGCCCCATCCGCGCGGGCCAGATCATCTCGCCCGCGGACCTCGAACGACGCACCGGCGATCTCGCCGGCGAGGCCCCCAACACGCTGACGGACATGACCCAGGCCGTCGGCCATAACGCGCGCTACACGATCGCCGCCGGCAACCCCCTGCGCGCCGACATGCTCCGCCTCCCGCAAACCGTACGCCAGGGCCAGAATGTCAAGATCGTCGGCGCCGGCAGCGGATTCACCGTCACCAGCGAAGGCCGCGCCCTGAACGCCGCCGCCGCCGGCGAACCGGTCCGGATCCGCTTGAATAACGGACAAGTCGTCTCGGGCAAGGCACGCACCGATGGCACCGTGGAGCTCGATTTCTGA
- the flgB gene encoding flagellar basal body rod protein FlgB, which produces MKTQLDSALQFHQTALNLQAQRQQMLASNIANADTPNYKARDVDFRAALKGAMGERMGPLELTGTSSRHLGVAAETPFGAFVGFRREFQSSVDGNTVNMDVERAAFAENAVHYEASVTFINGLLRSMQTAITGQ; this is translated from the coding sequence ATGAAGACCCAACTCGACAGCGCGCTGCAGTTTCATCAGACGGCCCTGAACCTGCAGGCGCAGCGGCAGCAGATGCTGGCGTCGAACATCGCGAACGCGGATACGCCGAACTACAAGGCGCGCGACGTCGATTTTCGTGCCGCGTTGAAGGGGGCGATGGGCGAGCGCATGGGGCCGCTCGAACTGACGGGCACGTCGTCGCGCCACCTAGGCGTGGCTGCGGAGACTCCGTTCGGGGCCTTCGTCGGGTTTCGCCGGGAGTTCCAGTCGAGTGTGGATGGCAACACGGTGAACATGGACGTGGAGCGTGCTGCCTTCGCCGAGAACGCGGTGCATTACGAGGCGAGCGTGACCTTCATCAACGGCCTGCTGCGCAGCATGCAGACGGCGATCACCGGTCAGTGA
- the flgC gene encoding flagellar basal body rod protein FlgC: MSMFNVFAIAGSALHAQSARLNATASNLANADSVAGPDGQPYRAKQVVFTATPVAGPGGVGVKVSDVVESAEPGRLQYDPSNPAANGEGYVTMSNVNVVEEMTNMISASRAYQANAEVMNTARTLLQRTLQIGQ; the protein is encoded by the coding sequence ATGAGCATGTTCAATGTTTTTGCGATTGCGGGTTCGGCGCTGCATGCGCAATCCGCACGCCTGAATGCGACGGCGTCGAACCTCGCGAACGCGGATAGCGTCGCCGGGCCGGACGGGCAGCCGTATCGCGCGAAGCAGGTGGTGTTCACGGCGACGCCGGTGGCGGGGCCGGGCGGGGTCGGCGTGAAGGTGTCGGACGTCGTCGAGAGTGCGGAGCCGGGGCGGCTGCAGTATGACCCCAGCAATCCGGCGGCGAACGGGGAAGGGTATGTGACGATGTCGAACGTGAATGTGGTCGAGGAGATGACCAACATGATTTCGGCATCGCGCGCGTACCAGGCCAACGCGGAAGTGATGAATACGGCGCGCACGCTGCTGCAGCGTACGCTGCAGATCGGACAGTAA
- a CDS encoding flagellar hook assembly protein FlgD, giving the protein MATVNNTVSAAADSALALLARKDKPEAKADANGQGRFLTLLTAQLKNQDPMNPLDNAQVTSQLAQISTVDGIERLNTMLTQLLGGQQSAESLQAASLVGRGVLIPGNSLKLGDAGSIGGFALDVPADAVTMHIKDAQGLEVAAVNLGSFAEGTHNFQWDGTTLGGSRAANGKYKVSIEAVTGGKSVQAEVLEFGAVSSVVRGTKGTDLQIGDLGIVKMSDVRQIV; this is encoded by the coding sequence ATGGCAACGGTCAACAACACGGTTTCGGCGGCGGCAGATTCGGCACTGGCCTTACTCGCGCGGAAGGACAAGCCCGAGGCGAAAGCGGACGCGAATGGCCAGGGCCGCTTTCTCACGCTGCTGACCGCGCAGCTGAAGAATCAGGATCCGATGAATCCGCTGGACAACGCGCAGGTGACTTCGCAACTCGCGCAGATCAGCACGGTGGATGGCATCGAGCGGCTCAACACGATGCTGACGCAACTGCTCGGCGGTCAACAGTCCGCCGAGTCCCTGCAGGCGGCGTCGCTGGTCGGGCGCGGGGTGCTGATTCCGGGCAACAGCCTGAAGCTGGGCGACGCGGGGTCGATCGGCGGTTTTGCGCTCGACGTGCCTGCCGATGCGGTGACGATGCACATCAAGGACGCGCAGGGCCTGGAGGTCGCGGCGGTCAACCTGGGGTCCTTCGCCGAGGGGACGCACAACTTCCAGTGGGACGGCACGACGCTCGGCGGCAGCCGTGCGGCCAACGGCAAGTACAAGGTGAGCATCGAGGCGGTGACCGGCGGCAAGTCCGTGCAGGCGGAGGTCCTCGAGTTCGGGGCGGTATCTAGCGTGGTGCGCGGCACCAAGGGGACCGACCTCCAGATTGGCGACCTCGGCATCGTGAAGATGTCCGACGTCAGGCAGATTGTTTGA
- the flgE gene encoding flagellar hook protein FlgE, with protein sequence MAFQQGLSGLNSSSKALDVISNNVANSSTVGFKAGRAEFSDVYSAAMNGAAAGVQVGIGSAIGAVTQLFSQGNITTTNNPLDVAINGNGFFRMTAPDGSIAYTRNGQFDVNKDGFIVNAHGFQLTGFAATNGVIQAGGVPQRLQLDFSDVQPKPSSQMTLAMNFDSREPVSPSFNPANPTPLDRANVAAGGYNFSTSATAYDTLGNAHTLTFFFQKTAAGVWNGYYQVDGTGSATAIPAPGSPLQFDTAGKMTSGGQFSITFPQFAGTGASATQAISFNLADSSQFGSAFGVNTLRQDGFASGRLTGITIGSDGVVLGRYSNGQSRDLGQVVMANFQSPNGLMSLGNNLWAESPDSGQPIIGAPGSANLGLLNAGSVEEANVDLTAELVQLIVQQRAYQANAQSVRAQDQILQTLVNLR encoded by the coding sequence ATGGCATTCCAGCAAGGCTTGAGCGGACTGAATTCCTCGTCCAAAGCCCTCGATGTCATCAGCAACAACGTGGCGAACTCGAGTACGGTGGGCTTCAAGGCGGGGCGTGCGGAGTTCTCCGACGTCTACTCGGCGGCGATGAACGGTGCGGCGGCTGGTGTCCAGGTGGGCATCGGTTCGGCGATCGGCGCGGTGACGCAATTGTTCTCCCAGGGCAACATCACGACGACGAACAACCCGCTCGACGTGGCGATCAACGGCAACGGCTTCTTCCGCATGACGGCGCCGGATGGGTCGATTGCGTACACGCGCAACGGGCAGTTCGATGTGAATAAGGACGGTTTCATCGTCAATGCGCATGGCTTCCAGCTGACGGGTTTTGCCGCGACGAATGGCGTTATCCAGGCGGGTGGGGTGCCGCAGCGGCTGCAGCTCGATTTCTCGGACGTGCAACCGAAACCGTCGTCGCAGATGACGCTGGCGATGAACTTCGATTCGCGCGAGCCGGTTTCGCCGTCTTTCAACCCGGCGAACCCGACGCCACTCGATCGTGCGAACGTGGCGGCGGGCGGGTACAACTTCTCGACGTCCGCGACCGCCTATGACACGCTGGGCAATGCGCATACCCTGACCTTCTTCTTCCAGAAGACCGCAGCGGGCGTGTGGAACGGGTACTACCAGGTGGATGGCACGGGCAGCGCGACCGCGATCCCCGCACCGGGTTCGCCGCTGCAGTTCGACACGGCCGGCAAGATGACATCAGGCGGCCAGTTCAGCATCACCTTCCCTCAATTTGCCGGCACCGGCGCATCGGCGACGCAGGCGATCAGCTTCAATCTGGCGGATTCGTCGCAGTTCGGCAGCGCGTTCGGCGTGAATACGCTGCGCCAGGACGGTTTTGCCTCGGGGCGCCTGACGGGTATCACGATCGGGAGCGACGGCGTCGTCCTGGGGCGATACAGCAACGGCCAGAGCCGCGATCTCGGTCAGGTGGTGATGGCGAATTTCCAGAGTCCCAACGGGCTGATGTCGCTCGGCAACAACCTGTGGGCGGAATCGCCGGATTCGGGGCAGCCGATCATCGGTGCGCCGGGCAGCGCGAATCTCGGTTTGCTGAATGCGGGTTCGGTCGAGGAGGCCAATGTCGACCTGACGGCGGAGTTGGTGCAGTTGATCGTGCAGCAGCGCGCCTACCAGGCCAACGCCCAGTCGGTGCGCGCGCAGGACCAGATCCTCCAGACGCTGGTCAACCTGCGCTGA